In Rhodothermales bacterium, a single window of DNA contains:
- a CDS encoding prephenate dehydrogenase, producing MRPSEPTPDSFRPTSDWPRTMALVGTGLMGGSLGLAARSRFPDLTVVGWDDPATMQMALRTGAISQAGSSLAETVRGADLVVVCTPVGTALDILGEIGESVSDHAVITDIGSVKQPVATRASKVLPSSVLFIGGHPMTGSEKSGVEHADALLYENATWILTPPAHEDARYHGLVSFLGRLGARIMELPADRHDAIAARVSHLPQLLAVLLVNVISSDRHRYPELLEMAAGGFRDMTRIASSPFAMWRDILASNDREIHAVLSAFSDRLQALSNAVRDADLPSIAASFNDAEQTRDFVPSDRKGFLHPLSNIYVFADDKPGALVRITSTLFDARINIRDIELLRIREGTGGTFRLGFVSPEHATSAVEALTEVGIRAYRL from the coding sequence ATGCGTCCCTCCGAGCCCACGCCTGACTCTTTCCGACCGACGTCCGATTGGCCCCGTACCATGGCCCTCGTCGGCACGGGTCTAATGGGCGGATCCCTCGGATTGGCCGCCAGGAGTCGGTTTCCGGATCTGACCGTCGTGGGATGGGACGATCCGGCCACAATGCAGATGGCCCTTCGGACCGGAGCCATCTCCCAGGCCGGTTCATCACTCGCAGAAACGGTTCGGGGAGCTGACCTGGTGGTGGTCTGTACGCCGGTGGGTACTGCACTGGATATCCTGGGGGAAATCGGAGAATCGGTCTCCGACCATGCGGTCATCACGGATATCGGGTCCGTCAAGCAGCCTGTTGCGACGCGCGCTTCCAAAGTGCTGCCGTCCTCCGTCCTGTTCATCGGTGGCCACCCCATGACCGGATCGGAGAAATCCGGCGTGGAACATGCCGACGCCCTGCTGTATGAGAACGCAACCTGGATCCTGACACCTCCTGCACATGAGGACGCTCGTTACCATGGACTGGTCTCATTCCTGGGTCGTCTCGGAGCCCGCATCATGGAACTGCCCGCCGATCGACACGATGCGATTGCCGCCCGCGTCAGCCACCTCCCGCAATTGCTGGCCGTACTCCTGGTCAACGTCATTTCATCGGATCGGCACCGATACCCGGAACTGCTAGAGATGGCAGCTGGTGGTTTTCGCGACATGACGCGGATTGCCAGTTCGCCGTTTGCCATGTGGAGGGATATATTGGCATCGAATGATCGCGAGATACATGCCGTCCTGTCCGCTTTTTCTGACCGTTTGCAGGCCCTTTCGAATGCCGTTCGGGACGCTGACCTGCCGTCCATCGCGGCCTCTTTCAATGACGCCGAGCAGACGCGTGATTTCGTTCCGTCCGACCGCAAGGGCTTCCTGCATCCCCTATCCAACATCTATGTCTTCGCCGATGACAAACCGGGAGCACTCGTACGCATTACGTCCACACTTTTCGATGCCCGGATCAACATCCGGGATATCGAGTTGCTCCGGATCCGGGAAGGTACGGGCGGAACGTTCCGGCTTGGATTCGTATCGCCGGAACATGCCACATCCGCTGTCGAAGCACTGACCGAGGTCGGTATCCGGGCTTATAGACTTTGA
- a CDS encoding acyl-CoA dehydrogenase yields MPLPPFNPDDAFNFESMLGEEERLIMETAREYAQTRLEPRALEGNQEGIFHAEIPKELGELGLLGATIPEQYGGVGASHTAYGLVARELERVDSGYRSFASVQSSLVMHPIHIFGTDAMRETWLPKLATAEVIGCFGLTEPDHGSDPGSMVTTAVRGDGGWILNGAKMWITNSPVADVAVVWAKAKEKSGDKGVIRGFLVDAKSKGYSAPVTHNKMSLRASHTGEIVLEDVFVPDDMMFPDVTGLKGPFSCLNSARYGIVWGVVGAAENCYQRARQYVMERKQFGYPLGAMQLIQTKLANMVTEITQMQLLAHRLGQLKDAGQLNPAMISLAKRNNCGKALEIARTARDMMGGNGITGEYRVIHHMVNLESVNTYEGTYDIHGLIVGRELTGIQSFTPRGNDL; encoded by the coding sequence ATGCCGCTGCCACCGTTCAATCCCGACGACGCATTCAATTTCGAATCCATGCTGGGCGAAGAGGAGCGCCTGATCATGGAAACGGCTCGCGAATATGCCCAAACCCGACTGGAGCCCCGTGCGCTGGAGGGAAACCAGGAGGGCATTTTCCATGCCGAGATCCCGAAGGAACTGGGAGAGCTCGGATTGCTCGGTGCCACGATTCCGGAGCAGTATGGCGGCGTGGGCGCCAGTCATACGGCGTATGGGCTGGTTGCGCGGGAGCTGGAGCGGGTTGATTCCGGCTATCGTTCATTTGCCAGCGTCCAGTCGTCGCTGGTCATGCACCCCATCCACATTTTCGGGACGGATGCCATGCGCGAAACATGGTTGCCGAAATTGGCGACCGCCGAGGTCATTGGCTGTTTCGGCCTGACCGAACCGGATCACGGATCGGACCCCGGTTCGATGGTTACGACCGCCGTACGCGGCGATGGGGGGTGGATCCTGAATGGTGCGAAGATGTGGATTACGAACTCACCGGTGGCCGACGTGGCCGTCGTCTGGGCCAAAGCCAAGGAGAAGAGCGGCGACAAAGGTGTCATCCGGGGATTCCTCGTGGACGCGAAGTCGAAGGGATACTCGGCGCCGGTGACCCACAACAAGATGTCCCTGCGTGCGTCCCATACCGGTGAAATTGTCCTCGAAGATGTCTTCGTGCCCGATGACATGATGTTCCCGGACGTCACGGGCCTTAAGGGACCGTTCTCGTGCCTGAACAGCGCCCGTTACGGGATCGTCTGGGGTGTCGTGGGAGCGGCTGAGAATTGCTATCAGCGGGCCCGGCAGTATGTCATGGAGCGCAAGCAGTTCGGGTATCCCCTGGGAGCCATGCAGCTCATCCAGACGAAATTGGCCAACATGGTGACTGAAATCACGCAGATGCAACTGCTGGCTCATCGTCTGGGTCAGCTCAAGGATGCGGGGCAACTCAATCCCGCCATGATATCCCTGGCCAAGCGCAACAACTGCGGCAAGGCACTGGAAATCGCACGCACGGCCCGGGACATGATGGGAGGCAATGGTATTACGGGCGAATACCGGGTTATCCATCACATGGTCAACCTCGAGAGCGTCAATACCTACGAAGGGACGTACGATATCCACGGGCTGATTGTCGGACGTGAGTTGACCGGCATCCAGTCGTTCACGCCACGGGGTAACGACCTGTAA
- the gcvT gene encoding glycine cleavage system aminomethyltransferase GcvT has product MSTELKKTPLHDRHVALGAKMVPFAGYDMPVQYAGIIEEHTAVRTRAGLFDVSHMGEVLVKGPAAFSFVQNLITNDVGSLYDGKALYTAMCREDGGIIDDLLVYRWTSEIYTLVINASRIDEDVAWMHANNPMGAEIHDVSDVTALIALQGPASLDILRKATGRDWSDLRFYHFERPERFMDMEHILVSRTGYTGEPGVELYCPNDQAGTIWDALLEVGAEFGIAPAGLGARDTLRLESGYCLYGNDITTETNPLEAGLGWLTKLDAGPFIGRDALLSVKEAGPSRRLVGFVASERGIPRHGYDLCAPDGTVIGTVTSGTQSPVLAKGIGMGYVPNKPEYTTPGSELLVSARGRTFGVTVEKPPFHVNR; this is encoded by the coding sequence ATGTCCACCGAATTGAAGAAAACACCCCTCCACGATCGCCATGTGGCCCTGGGAGCCAAAATGGTGCCGTTTGCCGGCTACGACATGCCGGTCCAGTATGCCGGAATCATCGAAGAGCATACAGCCGTCCGGACGCGGGCCGGGTTGTTCGATGTCAGCCACATGGGCGAGGTACTGGTCAAGGGGCCGGCGGCCTTCTCGTTCGTGCAGAACCTGATCACCAATGATGTGGGCTCCCTGTATGACGGCAAGGCCCTCTATACAGCCATGTGCCGGGAAGACGGGGGTATTATCGACGACTTGCTTGTCTACCGTTGGACGTCCGAAATCTATACGCTCGTCATCAATGCCTCGCGTATTGATGAGGATGTTGCATGGATGCACGCGAACAATCCCATGGGCGCCGAAATCCATGACGTATCGGATGTCACGGCGCTTATTGCCCTTCAGGGTCCGGCCTCGCTGGATATCCTCCGGAAAGCGACGGGACGGGATTGGTCGGATCTCCGATTCTATCATTTCGAACGTCCGGAGCGCTTCATGGACATGGAGCACATCCTGGTTTCCCGTACGGGTTATACCGGTGAGCCCGGCGTCGAATTGTACTGTCCGAACGATCAGGCGGGGACCATCTGGGATGCGCTCCTGGAGGTCGGTGCGGAGTTCGGCATTGCCCCGGCCGGCCTGGGTGCGCGCGATACGCTCCGTCTGGAATCCGGGTACTGCCTTTACGGAAACGACATAACGACGGAAACGAATCCGCTGGAGGCCGGACTGGGGTGGTTGACGAAACTGGATGCCGGACCGTTCATTGGCCGGGATGCGTTGCTCTCGGTGAAGGAGGCTGGTCCATCCCGGAGGTTGGTTGGATTCGTAGCCAGCGAACGTGGCATTCCCCGCCACGGCTACGACCTGTGCGCTCCTGACGGCACCGTGATCGGAACCGTTACCTCCGGTACGCAAAGTCCCGTTCTTGCAAAAGGCATCGGTATGGGGTATGTACCCAATAAGCCAGAGTACACGACACCGGGATCGGAACTCCTCGTTTCGGCCCGCGGGCGTACCTTCGGTGTCACGGTCGAAAAGCCCCCGTTCCACGTAAACCGATAG